A window from Nycticebus coucang isolate mNycCou1 chromosome X, mNycCou1.pri, whole genome shotgun sequence encodes these proteins:
- the LOC128577177 gene encoding LOW QUALITY PROTEIN: replication protein A 30 kDa subunit (The sequence of the model RefSeq protein was modified relative to this genomic sequence to represent the inferred CDS: inserted 4 bases in 2 codons; substituted 1 base at 1 genomic stop codon), with protein sequence MNKSGSGSCGSISAEGGACGGSEQPSEGSTAPVRKTLRPKVQIQNILXLLCKPSAHLADNVFKVRGIVISQVSTAGIIRQADRAPNCILYKTDNMTLKPIIISIWLSRDKGKRPVGVYAKVFGILKGSVGAKSLEILKICVLEDMNEFTVHILDMVNAHMILDKGHQETXLGSVPVDDAKXDKCRLNFTQKEVLHLIYEFPRQKGKSIYELQSQLCSLSIKAIKEVIDYLTIEGHFYPIVNWEHFKSAD encoded by the exons ATGAATAAGAGTGGGTCTGGAAGCTGTGGGAGCATCTCTGCTGAAGGTGGAGCTTGTGGAGGCAGTGAACAGCCATCTGAGGGAAGTACAGCTCCAGTGAGGAAGACCCTCAGACCCAAGGTCCAAATCCAGAACATTCT CTTGTTGTGTAAACCATCTGCTCACCTGGCTGATAATGTGTTCAAGGTTAGGGGAATTGTAATTTCCCAGGTCTCCACTGCGGGAATAATAAGACAGGCAGACAGGGCTCCAAATTGCATTCTTTACAAAACTGATAATATGACCTTGAAGCC aataataatttcCATATGGCTTAGCAGAGATAAAGGCAAGCGGCCAGTCGGAGTATATGCTAAAGTTTTTGGCATCCTTAAAGGTTCCGTGGGGGCAAAGAGTCTTGAGATATTAAAAATCTGTGTCCTGGAGGACATGAATGAGTTCACTGTGCATATTCTAGACATGGTTAATGCACACATGATTCTGGATAAAGGCCATCAAGAGAC GCTGGGAAGCGTGCCTGTGGATGACGCTAAATAGGACAAATGTCGCCTCAACTTCACCCAGAAGGAGGTGCTACATTTGATTTATGAATTTCCTCGACAGAAAGGGAAGAGCATCTATGAACTCCAGAGTCAGCTCTGCAGCCTGAGCATTAAAGCCATCAAGGAAGTGATTGATTATTTGACCATCGAGGGCCACTTCTATCCCATTGTGAACTGGGAGCATTTTAAATCTGCTGATTGA